Proteins from a single region of Akkermansiaceae bacterium:
- a CDS encoding ribonucleotide-diphosphate reductase subunit beta, with protein sequence MAATTTVTVGSKTFILDREKAEAAFAAKKVINGKDTMFFNILPLKYQWAYDLYKTMKNNHWEPEDITMQKDVEQWRSDEITDVERWIIKMGIGYFSAAEGIVGDNVQHVTRELVTAPELKLVLGRHAHEENIHADSLVYMLSSLGLNPHECEAMFEDIPTMKDKNHFVVSNSRALRRDIDLTVLENKQAFAKNIFLFGQVMEGTQFYGLFGMILSLYRQNKFPGIGQMFRYTLRDESNHIEVFRNLLMDLIDENPDIWTEEFREDLRATMAEGIRLEKLFIRDCLPVAALGLNSGDFETYIDYIADRRLASCGLAPLNPGTSNPFPWLAEMMDIKKETNFFEGRVTEYQKASALSSVDDDEL encoded by the coding sequence ATGGCCGCCACCACCACTGTCACCGTCGGAAGCAAGACCTTCATCCTCGACCGCGAAAAAGCCGAAGCCGCCTTCGCCGCGAAAAAAGTCATCAACGGCAAGGACACCATGTTCTTCAACATCCTCCCGCTGAAATACCAGTGGGCGTACGACCTGTACAAGACGATGAAGAACAACCACTGGGAGCCGGAGGACATCACCATGCAGAAGGATGTCGAGCAGTGGCGCTCCGACGAGATCACCGACGTGGAGCGGTGGATCATCAAGATGGGCATCGGTTACTTCTCCGCCGCCGAGGGCATCGTCGGGGACAACGTGCAGCACGTCACCCGGGAGCTGGTCACCGCGCCGGAACTGAAGCTCGTCCTGGGCCGCCACGCCCATGAGGAGAACATCCACGCGGACAGCCTGGTCTACATGCTCTCGTCGCTCGGGTTGAACCCCCACGAATGCGAGGCCATGTTCGAGGACATCCCGACGATGAAGGACAAGAACCACTTCGTCGTCTCCAACTCCCGCGCCCTCCGCCGCGACATCGACCTCACCGTGCTGGAGAACAAGCAGGCCTTCGCCAAGAACATCTTCCTCTTCGGCCAAGTCATGGAAGGCACCCAGTTCTACGGCCTCTTCGGCATGATCCTCAGCCTCTACCGCCAGAACAAGTTCCCGGGCATCGGCCAGATGTTCCGCTACACCCTGCGCGACGAGTCCAACCACATCGAGGTCTTCCGCAACCTCCTCATGGACCTCATCGATGAAAACCCGGACATCTGGACCGAGGAATTCCGCGAGGATCTCCGCGCCACCATGGCCGAGGGCATCCGCCTTGAGAAACTCTTCATCCGCGACTGCCTGCCCGTCGCGGCCCTCGGCCTCAACTCCGGCGATTTCGAGACCTACATCGACTACATCGCCGACCGCCGCCTCGCCTCCTGCGGCCTCGCCCCCCTCAACCCCGGCACCTCCAATCCCTTCCCCTGGCTCGCCGAGATGATGGACATCAAAAAGGAAACCAACTTCTTCGAAGGCCGCGTCACGGAGTACCAGAAAGCCTCCGCGCTCAGCTCAGTCGACGACGACGAACTCTGA
- a CDS encoding ribonucleoside-diphosphate reductase subunit alpha: protein MYRSLNLNEDLALKQVVTDRFSLEDRGFAWREVLPSEKRSPIPDITITRGTTDTHFSLEDVADAIGDSLTDLLISRSEDEKSIFSDVNRKFVSDVAHSVASFLTKSLDDGGRLRLSESDLYLLIEKALLENEAYDVAKSLAFRRSLEKTGSVDVNANPHALPVRLIRRSGNVVPWSETKIEIAVRKAFLTIKENPEPAVEVAKAVTDRVRCGDSSFVHIEDVQDMVQEELMRQGHFKAATHYVRYRDERARLRREEEENTDDANQEFMITVTTDDGQSSFWDGSELRKRIAYASIGLDIDMPETEIERELRRSVGSEISEKDLKNTIILNAKALIEKDADFDKFAGRILLSYIYEEVLDWSIQRDGIDKLKAAHKAAFKSYLKHGVAIKRLHPEILDAYNLDKLAEAFDPTADLDFDYLGIQTMYDRYLIVDKTGAKQRRIETPQFFWMRVAMGLFKKEETAREDWAIRLYNLYKGRRFCSSTPTLFNSGTLHSQLSSCYLYKVDDSIESIMQRGIAENAYLSKWAGGLGGSWTAVRGTGGYIQGTNGESQGIIPFLKLHNDQLVAVNQGGKRRGSGCAYLETWHNDIEDFLELRKNTGDERRRCHDMNTANWIPDLFMKRMEDREQWTLFRSNEVPDLHNLYGQAFERRYTEYEQMAADGKIWGRQFPALELWKSMLKMLFETGHPWITFKDPCNVRSPQDHVGVIHSSNLCTEITLNTSDEETAVCNLGSVILDTHITRDGALDHEMLKETITVAIRALDNVIDINFYPTTAAATANSRHRPIGMGVMGLQNALYKRNLAFASDAAVEFNDEFMEAIAYYAYSASSDLAAERGTYSTYQGSKWDRGLMPQDTLDLLEDERGRKIDVPRGGKMDWSVVREKIAKNGMRNSNVLAIAPTATISNITGTTPCIEPNYKNLYVKSNLSGDFIVLNSELVRDLKKANLWNQEMLDQLKYFDGELDSIEDIPEQLKQKHKTVFGIGHEFIIDAAARRQKWIDQSQSVNLFLATPDMKTLSHMYRRAWDKGLKTTYYLRTLQASNIEKATIDVKKEQRGVMAGATAPATAPKREFTAEEKNACSIDAMLNGGTCEACQ, encoded by the coding sequence ATGTACCGCTCCCTTAACCTCAACGAAGACCTGGCCCTCAAACAGGTCGTCACCGACCGCTTCTCCCTCGAAGACCGTGGCTTCGCCTGGCGCGAAGTCCTCCCTTCGGAAAAGCGCAGCCCCATCCCGGACATCACCATCACCCGCGGCACCACCGACACCCACTTCTCCTTGGAAGACGTCGCGGACGCCATCGGTGACTCCCTCACCGACCTCCTCATTTCCCGCAGTGAGGACGAGAAATCCATCTTCTCCGACGTCAACCGCAAGTTCGTCTCCGACGTCGCCCACTCCGTCGCCTCCTTCCTCACCAAGTCCCTGGACGACGGCGGCCGCCTCCGCCTTTCGGAGTCCGACCTTTACCTCCTCATCGAAAAGGCCCTCCTCGAGAACGAGGCCTACGACGTGGCGAAGTCCCTCGCCTTCCGCCGCTCCTTGGAGAAAACCGGCTCCGTCGATGTCAACGCCAACCCCCACGCCCTCCCCGTCCGCCTGATCCGCCGCAGCGGCAACGTCGTCCCGTGGTCGGAGACCAAGATCGAGATCGCCGTGCGGAAGGCCTTCCTCACCATCAAGGAAAACCCGGAGCCCGCCGTCGAGGTCGCGAAGGCCGTCACCGACCGCGTCCGCTGCGGTGACTCCTCCTTCGTCCACATCGAGGACGTCCAGGACATGGTCCAGGAGGAACTCATGCGCCAGGGCCACTTCAAGGCCGCCACCCACTACGTCCGCTACCGCGACGAGCGCGCCCGCCTGCGCCGTGAGGAAGAGGAAAACACCGACGACGCCAACCAGGAGTTCATGATCACCGTCACCACGGATGACGGCCAGTCCTCCTTCTGGGACGGCAGTGAGCTGCGCAAACGCATCGCCTACGCCTCCATCGGCCTCGACATCGACATGCCGGAAACCGAGATCGAGCGCGAGCTCCGCCGCTCCGTCGGCAGTGAGATCTCCGAAAAGGACCTCAAGAACACCATCATCCTCAACGCCAAGGCCCTCATCGAGAAAGACGCCGACTTCGACAAGTTCGCCGGCCGCATCCTCCTCTCCTACATCTATGAGGAAGTCCTCGACTGGAGCATCCAACGCGACGGCATCGACAAGCTCAAGGCCGCGCACAAGGCCGCCTTCAAGAGCTACCTGAAACACGGCGTCGCCATCAAGCGCCTGCACCCGGAGATCCTCGACGCCTACAACCTCGACAAGCTCGCCGAGGCCTTCGACCCCACCGCCGACCTCGACTTCGACTACCTCGGCATCCAGACCATGTATGACCGCTACCTCATCGTGGACAAGACCGGGGCAAAGCAGCGCCGCATCGAGACCCCGCAGTTCTTCTGGATGCGCGTCGCCATGGGCCTCTTCAAGAAAGAGGAAACCGCCCGGGAGGACTGGGCCATCCGCCTTTACAACCTGTACAAAGGCCGCCGCTTCTGCTCCTCCACGCCCACCCTCTTCAACTCCGGCACCCTCCACAGCCAGCTCTCCTCCTGCTACCTCTACAAGGTGGACGACTCCATCGAGTCCATCATGCAGCGCGGCATCGCGGAAAACGCCTACCTTTCCAAGTGGGCCGGCGGCCTCGGTGGATCATGGACCGCCGTCCGCGGCACCGGCGGCTACATCCAGGGCACCAATGGCGAGTCCCAGGGCATCATCCCGTTCCTGAAGCTCCACAACGACCAGCTCGTCGCCGTCAACCAGGGCGGGAAACGCCGCGGCTCCGGCTGCGCCTACCTGGAGACCTGGCACAACGACATCGAGGACTTCCTCGAGCTGCGGAAAAACACCGGTGACGAGCGCCGCCGCTGCCATGACATGAACACCGCCAACTGGATCCCCGACCTCTTCATGAAGCGCATGGAGGACCGGGAACAGTGGACCCTCTTCCGCTCGAACGAGGTCCCGGACCTCCACAATCTCTACGGCCAGGCCTTTGAGCGCCGCTACACGGAGTACGAACAGATGGCCGCCGATGGCAAGATCTGGGGCCGCCAGTTCCCCGCCCTGGAACTCTGGAAGAGCATGCTCAAGATGCTGTTCGAGACCGGCCACCCATGGATCACCTTCAAGGATCCCTGCAACGTCCGCTCCCCGCAGGACCACGTTGGCGTCATCCACTCGTCCAACCTCTGCACGGAGATCACGCTGAACACCTCGGATGAGGAAACCGCCGTCTGCAACCTCGGCTCCGTCATCCTGGACACCCACATCACCCGGGACGGCGCCCTGGACCATGAGATGCTGAAGGAGACCATCACCGTCGCCATCCGCGCCCTGGACAACGTCATCGACATCAACTTCTACCCCACCACCGCCGCCGCCACCGCCAACAGCCGCCACCGTCCCATCGGAATGGGCGTCATGGGCCTCCAGAACGCCCTCTACAAGCGGAACCTCGCCTTCGCCTCGGACGCCGCCGTCGAGTTCAATGACGAGTTCATGGAAGCCATCGCCTACTACGCCTACAGCGCCTCCAGCGACCTCGCCGCGGAGCGCGGCACCTACTCCACCTATCAGGGGAGCAAGTGGGACCGCGGCCTCATGCCACAGGACACCCTCGACCTCCTCGAGGACGAGCGCGGTCGGAAGATCGACGTCCCGCGCGGCGGAAAGATGGACTGGTCCGTCGTCCGGGAAAAGATCGCGAAGAACGGCATGCGGAACTCCAACGTCCTCGCCATCGCCCCCACCGCGACCATCTCGAACATCACCGGCACCACCCCCTGCATCGAGCCGAACTACAAGAACCTCTACGTGAAGTCCAACCTCTCCGGCGACTTCATCGTCCTCAACAGCGAGCTGGTGCGCGACCTCAAGAAGGCCAACCTCTGGAACCAGGAGATGCTCGACCAGCTCAAGTACTTCGACGGTGAGCTGGACTCCATCGAGGACATCCCGGAGCAGCTCAAGCAGAAGCACAAGACCGTCTTCGGCATCGGCCATGAGTTCATCATCGACGCCGCTGCCCGCCGCCAGAAGTGGATCGACCAGTCCCAGTCCGTGAACCTCTTCCTCGCCACCCCGGACA